In Arthrobacter sp. QXT-31, one genomic interval encodes:
- a CDS encoding ABC transporter permease encodes MTMTQTITKPAATDERVGRRNPLQKLLGRPEVGALVGAIVLFVFFASVSPTFTQPNAFATVLYGSSTIGIMAVGVSLLMIGGEFDLSTGVAVISSALTASLFSWYFSTNVWVGVGLALVVSLSIGFINGWILIKTKLPSFIVTLATFLMLTGLNLGLTRLVGGSVSSPSISNMDGFSSAQAIFASSITLGGVEVKVTVFIWIALVAVASWVLLRTRVGNWIFASGGDANAARAVGVPVTKTKIGLFMAVGFCGWVLGMHNLFAFDAVQSGEGVGNEFLYIIAAVIGGCLLTGGYGSAVGGAIGAFIFGMANKGIVYAQWNPDWFKFFLGLMLLLATIVNLIVKRRAELK; translated from the coding sequence ATGACCATGACCCAGACCATTACCAAACCGGCGGCGACCGACGAACGCGTCGGCAGGCGCAATCCGCTGCAGAAGCTGCTTGGCCGTCCCGAGGTGGGCGCCCTCGTCGGCGCGATCGTTTTGTTCGTTTTTTTCGCTTCCGTATCCCCGACCTTTACCCAGCCGAACGCCTTCGCCACGGTGCTCTACGGGTCCTCGACCATCGGGATCATGGCGGTGGGCGTGTCGCTGCTGATGATCGGCGGCGAGTTTGACCTCTCCACCGGTGTTGCGGTGATCAGTTCGGCGCTGACGGCGTCCCTGTTCAGCTGGTACTTCAGCACGAACGTGTGGGTCGGCGTCGGCCTGGCCCTCGTCGTCTCGCTCAGCATCGGCTTCATCAACGGCTGGATCCTCATCAAGACCAAGCTGCCGAGCTTCATCGTGACCCTGGCAACGTTCCTGATGCTGACCGGCCTGAACCTTGGCCTGACCCGGCTGGTCGGCGGCAGTGTGTCCTCGCCGTCGATCTCGAACATGGACGGGTTTTCCTCCGCCCAGGCGATCTTCGCCTCCTCGATCACGCTGGGCGGGGTGGAGGTAAAGGTCACCGTGTTCATCTGGATCGCCCTGGTTGCGGTGGCGTCCTGGGTGCTGCTGCGTACCCGCGTGGGCAACTGGATCTTCGCTTCCGGCGGGGACGCAAACGCGGCCCGCGCGGTGGGTGTTCCGGTAACGAAGACCAAGATCGGTTTGTTCATGGCCGTCGGATTCTGCGGCTGGGTTTTGGGGATGCACAACCTGTTCGCGTTCGACGCCGTGCAGTCCGGCGAAGGCGTGGGCAACGAGTTCCTCTACATCATCGCCGCGGTGATCGGCGGCTGCCTGCTCACCGGCGGGTACGGCTCCGCGGTTGGCGGGGCGATCGGTGCGTTCATCTTCGGCATGGCCAACAAGGGCATCGTCTACGCGCAGTGGAACCCGGACTGGTTCAAGTTCTTCCTGGGCCTGATGCTGCTGCTGGCCACCATCGTCAACCTCATCGTCAAGCGCCGCGCGGAACTGAAGTAG
- a CDS encoding substrate-binding domain-containing protein, with protein sequence MKKFSWRRVALVTAVVPMLALSACSSTGGRAPENANAGAGGQAASTPRIKVALITHAAPGDTFWDIVRKGAEEAAAKDNVELLYTSDPEGGRQAQLIQQAVDQKVDGIAVTLAKPDALKDALKKATDAGIPVVSLNAGESVFAQLGAFTHFGSNEKLAGEAVGDKLNSLGLKHPVCVIQEQGHVGLEARCGGVKSKVPATEILYVQGTDMTQVSSTVTAKLQATADADVIIGLGAPYTLTILKAVTTAGSKAKVASFDMNAELAQKIADGDVEFTVDQQPWLQGYGSVDALWQAKRGGFKLGGGQPVLTGPTIVDKAGAANALTFAQQGIR encoded by the coding sequence GTGAAGAAATTTTCATGGCGGAGGGTGGCGCTCGTTACGGCCGTCGTGCCGATGCTGGCCCTCAGCGCCTGTTCATCCACCGGCGGCAGGGCCCCGGAAAATGCGAACGCCGGAGCCGGCGGGCAGGCAGCGTCAACGCCGCGCATCAAGGTCGCCCTCATCACCCATGCTGCACCCGGTGACACTTTCTGGGACATTGTCCGCAAGGGCGCCGAGGAAGCTGCAGCCAAGGACAATGTGGAGCTGCTCTACACCTCAGACCCTGAAGGCGGGCGCCAGGCCCAGCTGATCCAGCAGGCCGTGGACCAGAAGGTCGACGGCATCGCAGTGACCCTTGCCAAGCCGGACGCTTTGAAGGACGCCCTGAAGAAAGCCACCGACGCCGGCATCCCGGTGGTGAGCCTGAACGCCGGCGAGTCCGTGTTCGCCCAGCTTGGTGCGTTCACGCACTTCGGGTCGAATGAGAAACTGGCCGGCGAGGCTGTGGGCGACAAGCTCAACTCCCTCGGACTCAAGCACCCGGTCTGCGTCATCCAGGAGCAGGGACACGTCGGCCTCGAGGCGCGCTGTGGAGGTGTGAAGTCGAAGGTTCCGGCAACCGAAATCCTGTACGTGCAGGGCACGGACATGACCCAGGTGTCGTCCACGGTGACCGCCAAACTGCAGGCCACCGCTGACGCCGATGTCATCATCGGACTGGGTGCTCCGTACACGCTCACCATCCTTAAGGCGGTGACCACGGCCGGCAGCAAGGCCAAGGTGGCCTCCTTTGACATGAACGCCGAACTCGCCCAGAAGATCGCTGACGGCGACGTCGAGTTCACCGTCGACCAGCAGCCCTGGCTTCAGGGCTACGGTTCGGTGGATGCGCTGTGGCAGGCAAAGCGCGGCGGCTTCAAGCTCGGCGGGGGCCAGCCCGTCCTGACCGGGCCCACCATCGTGGACAAGGCCGGAGCAGCCAACGCCCTCACCTTCGCCCAGCAGGGAATCCGCTAG
- a CDS encoding TIM barrel protein codes for MSFRLAACAEMIYGELPLVERVRRIHEQGFEVELWDTRNRDVSALAATGARFSSMSGYFGGSLIDPDSADRVVESAEKLIPTALELGVERLVIHPAELGDGGVAVRPLHRSTGQMWLTGLRTLQRLGSLGERHGVVFALENLNTVLDHPGIPLARAKDTQALVSAADHPNVRMMLDLYHAQIGEGNLIQLVRGALPWIGEIQVADVPGRCEPGTGEIKYTAVAKAIADAGYSGVIGLEAAASGGAGPAAGDKALAAFRNAFSAGLLASSN; via the coding sequence ATGAGCTTCCGGCTGGCGGCGTGTGCCGAGATGATCTACGGAGAGCTGCCCCTCGTCGAACGGGTGCGGCGGATCCATGAGCAGGGGTTCGAGGTGGAGCTCTGGGACACCCGGAACCGGGACGTTTCAGCACTGGCTGCCACGGGTGCCCGGTTTTCCTCCATGAGCGGCTATTTCGGCGGCAGCCTTATCGACCCCGACAGCGCGGACCGGGTGGTTGAATCGGCGGAGAAACTCATTCCGACGGCACTGGAACTCGGCGTCGAGCGCCTGGTCATCCATCCGGCCGAACTTGGCGACGGCGGGGTTGCCGTACGGCCCCTCCACCGCTCCACTGGCCAGATGTGGCTGACCGGGCTCCGCACCCTGCAGCGGCTTGGCAGCCTGGGTGAACGGCACGGTGTGGTGTTTGCCCTTGAGAACCTCAATACGGTCCTGGACCATCCGGGCATACCGCTCGCACGGGCCAAGGACACGCAGGCGCTGGTATCCGCGGCCGACCACCCTAACGTGAGGATGATGCTGGACCTCTACCACGCCCAGATCGGCGAAGGGAACCTGATCCAGCTTGTCCGTGGCGCACTCCCGTGGATCGGGGAGATCCAGGTGGCTGACGTCCCGGGCAGGTGCGAGCCCGGAACGGGGGAGATCAAGTACACGGCTGTCGCCAAAGCGATCGCCGACGCCGGCTACTCCGGCGTTATTGGCCTGGAGGCAGCCGCCTCTGGTGGGGCGGGACCCGCTGCGGGGGACAAGGCCCTGGCGGCGTTCCGGAACGCCTTTTCGGCCGGACTGCTGGCATCATCAAACTAA